A genomic window from Thermococcus nautili includes:
- a CDS encoding RNA-binding domain-containing protein yields the protein MEELFEEVELEAYVYPTEDIEKVKRAMLNLVPDLEFEVFDRGDYVILTGKTRSRKALSRLYELFRGQAILDTARSFLEEGYFGEEIIVKVNKQAAYAGVVNFNEESPLGPITIIIRTKNPRKLMKWLAPRTKDGVPIE from the coding sequence ATGGAGGAGCTGTTTGAGGAAGTCGAGCTTGAGGCGTACGTTTACCCGACCGAGGACATCGAGAAGGTAAAGAGAGCCATGCTGAACCTTGTGCCCGATTTGGAGTTCGAGGTCTTTGACAGGGGCGATTACGTAATCCTCACGGGGAAGACGAGGAGCAGGAAAGCCCTCAGCAGGCTCTATGAGCTTTTCAGAGGGCAGGCGATACTCGACACCGCGCGCTCCTTCCTCGAGGAGGGTTACTTCGGCGAGGAGATAATAGTCAAGGTGAACAAGCAGGCCGCTTACGCGGGAGTTGTGAACTTCAACGAGGAGAGCCCGCTCGGCCCGATAACGATAATAATCCGCACAAAGAACCCGAGGAAGCTCATGAAGTGGCTCGCTCCAAGGACGAAGGACGGCGTGCCGATTGAGTGA
- a CDS encoding helix-turn-helix transcriptional regulator, giving the protein MRNRLRDLREAKGLTQEELARALGVTRQTIIAIEKGKYDPSLRLAFKIARFFGVKIEDIFIYEGDENAR; this is encoded by the coding sequence ATGCGCAACAGGTTGCGCGACCTTAGGGAGGCGAAAGGGCTAACTCAAGAAGAGCTCGCAAGGGCCTTAGGAGTTACGAGGCAGACGATTATTGCGATTGAGAAAGGGAAATACGACCCCTCCTTAAGGCTGGCCTTCAAGATAGCGCGGTTCTTCGGCGTTAAAATCGAGGACATCTTCATCTACGAGGGTGATGAAAATGCTCGTTGA
- a CDS encoding DUF2178 domain-containing protein, producing MNWAVIVLLIAALLIYCTTFYRFMKETEGMKDERGRRINQAASEVTLIIVQTLLLASLVTVELFESINPSLLLALIFTVAVLGHSILRYHYAKVM from the coding sequence ATGAACTGGGCGGTGATTGTTCTCCTTATCGCGGCCCTCCTGATTTACTGCACCACATTCTATCGCTTCATGAAGGAGACCGAAGGAATGAAAGACGAACGTGGGAGGCGTATAAACCAGGCGGCCTCTGAGGTGACCTTAATCATCGTCCAGACCCTACTCCTAGCTTCTCTAGTGACAGTGGAGCTTTTTGAAAGCATAAACCCCAGCCTATTGCTGGCCCTTATATTCACCGTGGCCGTTCTTGGACACAGCATACTGAGGTATCACTACGCAAAGGTGATGTGA
- a CDS encoding CoA-binding protein: protein MVRVMPVDKLTDDDVREILTKYRKIALVGASPKPERDANDVMRYLLEKGYEVYPVNPRYSEVLGRKCYPSVLDIPDEVEIVDLFVRPEFTKDYVEQAIKKGAKVVWFQFGTYDREAFRRAKEAGLTAVAHRCIKQEHARLVGE, encoded by the coding sequence ATGGTTAGGGTAATGCCGGTTGACAAGCTGACCGACGATGACGTGAGGGAGATTCTGACGAAGTACCGGAAGATAGCCCTCGTTGGAGCCTCTCCGAAGCCCGAACGCGACGCGAACGACGTCATGCGCTACCTCCTTGAGAAGGGTTACGAGGTCTATCCCGTCAACCCCCGCTACTCTGAAGTCCTCGGGCGGAAGTGCTACCCGAGCGTTCTCGACATTCCTGACGAGGTCGAGATAGTTGACCTCTTCGTAAGGCCAGAGTTCACGAAGGACTACGTTGAGCAGGCGATAAAGAAGGGCGCGAAAGTTGTCTGGTTCCAGTTCGGGACCTATGACCGGGAAGCCTTCAGAAGGGCAAAGGAGGCGGGCCTTACGGCTGTCGCCCACCGCTGTATCAAGCAGGAGCACGCGAGGCTTGTGGGAGAATGA
- a CDS encoding ZIP family metal transporter has translation MLEGFIEGLARYLLEISGGSLIWVSFYAGLFVALMTSLGAMVALFAKKLPAEGVDFSLSFAAGVMIVASFTSLILPGIASAGFPPVALGIALGVLLIYAVDRLLPHEHLVRGYEGPKGMKERLRKVWLLVFALIIHNLPEGLAVGTSLVYNLEVGLITAIAIGIQDFPEGTVVSLPLAVIQKKSLGPVLIGVLSGLAEMVMVILGAVFFTAFAWTLPYGLGLAGGAMLYVTVKEMIPEIYRGEKSETLVTLGFFAGFYVMLLLDSALG, from the coding sequence ATGTTAGAAGGTTTCATCGAGGGGCTCGCGAGGTACCTCCTCGAAATCAGCGGGGGAAGCCTAATCTGGGTGTCCTTCTACGCGGGCCTCTTCGTGGCTTTGATGACATCGCTCGGAGCTATGGTGGCCCTCTTCGCCAAAAAGCTTCCGGCTGAAGGCGTTGACTTCTCGCTCAGCTTCGCGGCCGGGGTTATGATTGTCGCCTCGTTTACCTCGCTCATTCTGCCGGGAATAGCGAGCGCCGGGTTTCCGCCCGTGGCCCTTGGAATAGCCCTCGGCGTCCTGCTGATTTACGCCGTTGACAGGCTTCTGCCCCACGAGCACCTCGTTAGGGGCTATGAGGGGCCGAAGGGGATGAAGGAACGCCTCAGGAAGGTCTGGCTCCTCGTTTTCGCGCTCATAATCCACAACCTGCCCGAGGGGTTAGCGGTTGGAACGTCCCTCGTTTACAACCTCGAGGTCGGCCTCATCACGGCCATAGCGATAGGTATACAGGACTTCCCCGAGGGAACCGTTGTCTCGCTCCCGCTCGCGGTCATACAGAAGAAGAGCCTCGGCCCTGTTCTCATCGGCGTCCTGAGCGGTTTGGCCGAGATGGTCATGGTAATCCTCGGCGCGGTCTTCTTCACTGCCTTCGCTTGGACGCTACCTTACGGCCTCGGCCTCGCAGGAGGGGCAATGCTCTACGTCACAGTGAAGGAAATGATTCCGGAGATATACAGGGGAGAGAAGAGCGAGACCCTCGTCACGCTGGGCTTCTTCGCGGGCTTCTACGTCATGCTCCTCCTCGATTCAGCCCTCGGATGA
- a CDS encoding signal recognition particle protein Srp19: protein MKFAVWPSELDARLSRKYGRTVPKNVAVDAPKLSEIEDAVLILGMKVIEKDHSKLNPRLSGLDEELRTYGFLRVESPYGKGKSLKMIAEKIRELRSRAKSKKGKAKRKRR from the coding sequence ATGAAGTTCGCGGTGTGGCCGAGCGAGCTCGACGCGAGACTCAGCAGGAAGTACGGGAGAACGGTTCCCAAGAACGTCGCGGTTGATGCTCCAAAGCTCTCCGAGATAGAGGACGCCGTTCTAATCCTCGGGATGAAGGTCATTGAAAAGGACCACAGCAAGCTCAACCCCCGTCTCTCGGGTCTCGACGAGGAGCTCAGAACCTACGGTTTTCTGAGGGTTGAGAGCCCCTACGGGAAGGGGAAGAGCCTCAAAATGATTGCGGAGAAGATTAGAGAACTCCGTTCGAGGGCAAAGTCCAAGAAGGGCAAGGCTAAGAGGAAGAGAAGGTAA
- a CDS encoding Lrp/AsnC family transcriptional regulator, which translates to MVRSYVLLTVEIGKVESVIEALKQIPGVTKADAVTGPYDAIVHIEAKDLGELTRRILHDIHNIDGVIDTTTAIVVEMEEE; encoded by the coding sequence ATGGTTAGGTCGTATGTTTTGTTGACTGTGGAAATTGGGAAAGTTGAGAGCGTTATCGAGGCCCTCAAGCAGATACCGGGCGTTACCAAGGCCGACGCCGTCACCGGTCCCTACGATGCCATCGTCCACATCGAGGCCAAGGACCTCGGTGAGCTGACGAGGAGAATCCTCCACGACATCCACAACATCGACGGCGTTATAGACACCACTACCGCCATCGTCGTCGAGATGGAGGAGGAGTGA
- a CDS encoding dephospho-CoA kinase — protein MIVIVTGMPGSGKSRIVKEFEKRGFPSVSLGDIVREETLKRGLELTKENVAKVSIRLRQELGQNAVAKLAVEKVRALLEESPLVVIDGVRSLDEVGTFRGAFPEEEIIIVAVHTPPKLRFERLKARGRHDDPQNWEDFEERDWKELRFGIGGVIAMADHMLINDGSKEEYEEKVATLVGEIIRGLNRGGA, from the coding sequence ATGATAGTAATAGTCACTGGAATGCCCGGTTCTGGAAAGAGCAGGATTGTAAAGGAGTTCGAGAAGAGGGGCTTTCCCAGCGTTTCTCTCGGAGACATCGTGCGTGAGGAGACCCTAAAGCGTGGCCTCGAGCTCACCAAGGAAAACGTTGCCAAGGTCAGCATTCGCCTGAGACAGGAGCTCGGTCAGAACGCCGTTGCCAAGCTCGCGGTCGAGAAGGTGAGGGCCCTCTTAGAGGAGAGCCCGTTAGTGGTCATAGACGGCGTTCGCTCCCTCGACGAGGTGGGAACCTTCAGGGGGGCCTTTCCTGAGGAAGAAATCATCATCGTTGCTGTCCACACACCGCCGAAGCTCCGCTTCGAGAGGCTGAAGGCCAGGGGAAGGCACGATGACCCCCAGAACTGGGAGGACTTTGAGGAGAGGGACTGGAAGGAGCTCCGCTTTGGAATCGGTGGCGTTATAGCGATGGCCGACCACATGCTAATAAACGACGGGAGCAAAGAGGAATACGAGGAGAAAGTAGCTACCCTCGTCGGGGAAATCATCCGAGGGCTGAATCGAGGAGGAGCATGA
- a CDS encoding ATP-dependent DNA helicase has protein sequence MRVDELPVDERLKAVLKERGIGELYPPQAEALKSGALEGRNLVLAIPTASGKTLVSEIVMVDKLLREGGKAVYLVPLKALAEEKYREFKEWEKLGLKVAATTGDYDSTDDWLGRYDIIVATAEKFDSLLRHGARWIDDVKLVVADEVHLIGSYDRGATLEMILTHMLGRAQILALSATVGNAEELAEWLDASLVVSDWRPVQLRRGVFHLGTLVWEDGKVESYPENWYSLVTDAVKRGKGALVFVNTRRSAEKEALAISKLVSSHLTKPEKRALESLANQLEDNPTSEKLKRAIKGGVAFHHAGLSRVERTLIEDAFREGLIKVITATPTLSAGVNLPSFRVIIRDTKRYAGFGWTDIPVLEIQQMMGRAGRPRYDKYGEAIIVARTDEPGKLMERYIRGKPEKLFSMLANEQAFRSQVLALITNFGIKSFSELVRFLEKTFYAHQRKDLSSLEYKAKEVVYFLIENEFIDLDLDDSFMPLPFGKRTSQLYIDPLTAKKFKDAFPAIERNPNPFGIFQLIASTPDMATLTARRREMEDYLDLAYELEDKLYASIPYYEDSRFQGFLGQVKTAKVLLDWINEVPEARIYETYLIDPGDLYRLLELADWLMYSLIELYKLFEPKEEILNYLRDLHLRLRHGVREELLELVRLPNIGRKRARALYNAGFKSVEAIANAKPAELLEVEGIGAKILDGIYRYLGIEKRVAEEKPKRKGTLEDFLR, from the coding sequence ATGAGGGTTGATGAACTTCCCGTTGACGAGAGGCTTAAGGCAGTCCTCAAGGAGAGGGGCATAGGGGAGCTCTACCCACCGCAGGCTGAAGCTTTGAAGAGCGGTGCCTTAGAGGGCAGAAACCTCGTTCTGGCAATCCCAACGGCGAGCGGAAAAACCCTCGTGAGCGAGATAGTCATGGTGGACAAGCTTCTCCGCGAGGGGGGTAAAGCCGTCTACCTCGTCCCCCTCAAGGCCCTCGCCGAGGAGAAGTACCGCGAGTTCAAGGAGTGGGAGAAGCTGGGCCTGAAGGTCGCGGCAACCACAGGAGACTACGACTCAACCGACGACTGGCTTGGGCGGTACGACATAATAGTCGCCACAGCTGAGAAGTTCGACTCCCTTCTCAGGCACGGCGCGAGGTGGATTGACGACGTTAAGCTCGTCGTTGCCGACGAGGTTCACCTAATCGGCTCCTACGACAGGGGCGCTACGCTCGAGATGATTCTAACCCACATGCTCGGCAGGGCGCAGATATTGGCCTTGAGCGCCACCGTCGGCAACGCGGAGGAGTTGGCTGAGTGGCTCGATGCATCGCTCGTCGTCAGCGACTGGAGACCGGTTCAGCTGAGGCGGGGAGTTTTCCACCTCGGAACGCTGGTCTGGGAGGACGGGAAAGTTGAGAGCTACCCCGAGAACTGGTACTCCCTCGTCACCGATGCCGTAAAGCGGGGCAAGGGCGCGCTCGTCTTCGTCAACACGAGGCGCTCGGCCGAGAAGGAAGCTTTAGCAATCTCGAAGCTCGTATCGTCTCACCTTACCAAGCCCGAGAAGCGGGCGTTGGAAAGCCTTGCCAATCAGCTCGAGGACAACCCCACGAGCGAGAAACTGAAGAGAGCCATTAAGGGCGGCGTCGCCTTCCACCACGCCGGACTGAGCAGGGTCGAGAGAACCCTCATCGAGGACGCCTTCCGGGAAGGTTTAATTAAGGTAATCACCGCGACGCCGACCCTCTCGGCTGGTGTGAATTTACCATCATTCAGAGTAATAATCCGCGACACCAAGCGCTACGCCGGCTTCGGCTGGACAGATATTCCCGTTCTGGAAATCCAGCAGATGATGGGAAGGGCCGGAAGGCCGAGGTACGACAAGTACGGCGAGGCGATAATAGTAGCGAGAACCGACGAGCCGGGCAAGCTTATGGAGCGCTACATCCGCGGGAAGCCCGAGAAGCTCTTCTCGATGCTCGCCAACGAGCAGGCCTTCAGGAGTCAGGTTTTGGCTTTAATCACGAACTTTGGCATTAAGAGCTTTTCTGAGCTCGTCCGCTTCCTTGAGAAAACCTTCTACGCCCACCAGAGGAAGGACTTGAGCTCGCTCGAGTACAAGGCGAAAGAGGTGGTCTACTTCCTCATAGAGAACGAGTTCATCGACCTTGACCTTGACGACAGTTTTATGCCGCTGCCCTTCGGCAAGAGAACTTCTCAGCTCTACATAGACCCGCTCACGGCCAAGAAGTTCAAGGACGCCTTTCCGGCAATCGAGCGGAATCCGAACCCCTTCGGAATCTTCCAGCTCATAGCCTCAACCCCCGATATGGCGACTTTAACAGCGAGGAGGCGCGAGATGGAGGACTACCTTGACCTGGCTTACGAGCTTGAGGACAAGCTCTACGCGAGCATACCCTACTACGAGGACTCGCGCTTCCAGGGCTTCCTCGGACAGGTGAAGACTGCGAAGGTTCTCCTCGACTGGATTAACGAGGTTCCCGAGGCGAGGATTTACGAGACATACCTCATAGACCCCGGCGACCTCTACCGGCTCCTTGAGTTGGCTGATTGGCTCATGTACTCGCTCATTGAGCTCTACAAGCTCTTCGAGCCGAAGGAGGAAATCCTTAACTACCTCCGCGACCTGCACCTTCGCCTGAGACACGGCGTTAGGGAAGAGCTCCTCGAACTCGTCAGGTTGCCGAACATCGGAAGGAAGAGGGCGAGAGCTCTCTACAACGCCGGCTTTAAGAGCGTTGAGGCGATAGCGAACGCGAAGCCTGCTGAACTCCTCGAAGTCGAGGGAATAGGTGCCAAAATCCTCGACGGAATCTACCGCTACCTCGGAATCGAGAAGAGAGTGGCTGAAGAAAAGCCGAAGAGAAAGGGAACGCTGGAGGACTTTCTTCGGTGA
- a CDS encoding ABC transporter ATP-binding protein: MLVEVENLEKDYGKVKALKGVSFSIREGEIFGLIGPNGAGKSTTLKILATLLKPTGGTAKIAGYDVVKEADRVRALISYLPEEAGAYKNLTGREYLEFMARLYAKDERKAREMLQLGAELAGLGERLDDKVSTYSKGMTRKLLIARALMMRPKLAILDEPASGLDIVNAYEIRKTIRRFARSEGTTFLISSHNMLEVEFLCDRVAMIAGGRIVEIGTPEELKTKYGAENLEEVFMRAIGVSIPEPVGGEGS, translated from the coding sequence ATGCTCGTTGAGGTTGAGAACCTTGAGAAGGATTACGGAAAGGTCAAGGCCCTGAAGGGGGTAAGCTTCTCCATCCGGGAGGGCGAGATATTCGGCCTCATCGGGCCGAACGGAGCGGGAAAGAGCACGACCCTCAAAATCCTCGCAACGCTCCTGAAGCCAACCGGCGGGACGGCGAAAATAGCGGGCTATGACGTCGTCAAGGAAGCCGACAGGGTCAGGGCACTGATAAGTTATCTGCCAGAGGAGGCCGGAGCGTACAAGAACCTCACCGGGAGGGAGTACCTGGAGTTCATGGCGAGGCTTTACGCCAAAGACGAGCGGAAAGCCCGGGAAATGCTCCAGCTCGGCGCTGAGCTCGCCGGCCTCGGGGAGAGGCTCGACGACAAGGTCTCAACGTACTCCAAGGGAATGACGCGCAAGCTGTTGATAGCGAGGGCCCTCATGATGAGGCCGAAGCTGGCAATCCTCGACGAACCGGCGAGCGGGCTCGACATAGTGAACGCTTACGAGATTAGGAAGACGATAAGGCGCTTCGCGAGGAGCGAAGGAACGACGTTCCTGATTTCAAGCCACAACATGCTTGAGGTCGAGTTCCTCTGCGACCGCGTTGCCATGATTGCCGGCGGAAGAATCGTGGAAATTGGAACGCCGGAGGAGCTGAAAACCAAATACGGCGCCGAGAACCTCGAGGAGGTCTTCATGAGGGCCATCGGCGTGAGCATCCCAGAGCCGGTCGGGGGTGAGGGCTCATGA
- a CDS encoding DUF2178 domain-containing protein has protein sequence MEPGSLLGLLVGLAVGLYLPTIYRRNVGFQRDERAERIEEKASLWALNFVQITSGAGVAYSAFIAGDTSTAAFSFLLVAFLTATVGRLLLKVYYSRVM, from the coding sequence ATGGAACCCGGTTCATTGCTCGGTCTCCTGGTGGGCCTCGCGGTGGGATTATACCTTCCAACCATTTACAGAAGAAACGTAGGGTTTCAGCGTGATGAGAGGGCGGAGCGAATTGAAGAGAAAGCCTCCCTTTGGGCCCTCAACTTTGTTCAGATTACGAGTGGAGCGGGAGTAGCGTACTCGGCTTTCATAGCCGGAGATACCAGCACAGCGGCGTTCTCGTTCCTATTGGTTGCGTTCCTCACCGCCACAGTTGGGAGGCTTCTTTTAAAGGTGTACTACTCGAGGGTGATGTAA
- a CDS encoding DUF3800 domain-containing protein, whose protein sequence is MVHLYIILDEAGDMGFSKGSSRYFVMGAIVAKAEDVKKIRRIPKKARGKLGKKKKDIPELKASKSNDKIRKFVLDELYKCKSAHVSAVYINKANTYGYIRENSFQKAVHYNYLARVLIVESLKSYLESIGYTSDKALTVEIFLDRYHTTKFRKKNLEEYIRKMIRDAFPYEVNVLVHQKDSQGEPLIQVADFVVNAFYRKLNGKGNLLTKFESSGRVLKFKQIY, encoded by the coding sequence ATGGTTCACCTTTACATCATCCTCGACGAAGCGGGCGACATGGGCTTCTCAAAAGGCAGTAGCAGGTACTTCGTTATGGGTGCCATCGTAGCTAAAGCGGAAGACGTTAAGAAAATCCGCCGGATTCCCAAGAAGGCCAGAGGGAAACTCGGCAAGAAGAAAAAGGACATACCTGAACTCAAGGCCTCAAAGAGCAATGATAAAATAAGGAAATTTGTTCTCGATGAGCTTTACAAGTGCAAGAGCGCTCACGTCTCGGCGGTTTACATAAACAAGGCGAACACTTACGGCTACATCAGGGAAAACAGTTTCCAGAAGGCAGTTCACTACAACTATCTTGCGAGGGTTCTGATAGTCGAGTCGCTAAAGAGCTACCTCGAGAGCATCGGTTACACCTCTGACAAGGCCCTAACCGTTGAGATATTCCTTGACAGGTACCACACAACAAAATTCCGGAAGAAGAATCTGGAGGAGTATATCAGAAAGATGATAAGAGACGCATTCCCCTACGAAGTTAACGTGCTCGTGCATCAGAAGGACTCCCAGGGAGAACCGCTGATTCAGGTTGCGGACTTCGTTGTCAACGCGTTTTACAGAAAGCTCAACGGAAAGGGAAACCTCCTCACAAAGTTCGAGAGCTCAGGAAGAGTTCTTAAATTCAAGCAAATTTACTGA
- a CDS encoding ABC transporter permease: MSDFLVLAKKEIKNLMRDRKLIFGLIIVPLIVYPALGKMMQFGFESATKETHVAIVNFDDGKYGELLIRALNVTPNVTVTVISAGSVDDALRKALQENQNVLVVIPHNFSESIESDEAATVQIYGVFKEIGSGMRESVSEGRINAVINVLSEEIAKLKVQELGAKNPDAVLHPIRAESKSYLLGRIVDVPPTVVSQVLASQSYGLPLIVFLMVMITSQMSAGAVASEKENKTLETLLTLPVRRTTIVASKITGTAVMGVIAALAYMIGLKQYMAGFGTQTGVSLSELGLSITPTGMALFGVVVFLTIAFSLSLAMLLAVFAEDVQSANTVVSSVILPLAFPSFVLMFVDISQLPALWKYLLFASPFTHPVVDYRYLIAKDYTALGASIAYLAIVAGATLYVTARVFASEKILTARLGWGRRKGRE, encoded by the coding sequence ATGAGCGATTTTCTCGTCCTGGCCAAGAAGGAGATAAAGAACCTGATGCGGGACAGAAAGCTGATTTTCGGCCTCATAATCGTGCCCCTTATCGTCTATCCCGCCCTTGGAAAGATGATGCAGTTCGGGTTTGAAAGCGCGACGAAGGAAACGCACGTGGCAATAGTCAACTTCGACGATGGAAAGTACGGTGAGTTGCTGATAAGGGCCCTAAACGTCACCCCCAACGTCACTGTAACCGTCATAAGCGCGGGTTCGGTTGACGACGCCCTGAGAAAGGCACTCCAGGAAAATCAAAACGTCCTGGTCGTGATTCCCCATAACTTCAGCGAGAGCATTGAGTCCGATGAAGCCGCGACGGTCCAGATATACGGGGTCTTCAAGGAGATTGGCTCGGGGATGAGGGAGAGCGTGAGCGAGGGCAGGATTAACGCCGTGATAAACGTCCTCTCGGAGGAGATAGCGAAGCTCAAGGTTCAGGAACTCGGCGCGAAGAACCCGGACGCGGTTCTGCACCCGATAAGGGCGGAGAGCAAGTCATACCTCCTTGGCAGAATCGTTGACGTTCCCCCAACGGTTGTCTCGCAGGTCCTGGCTTCCCAATCCTACGGACTGCCCCTCATAGTCTTCCTGATGGTCATGATAACGTCCCAGATGTCGGCGGGAGCTGTGGCAAGCGAAAAGGAGAACAAAACCCTTGAGACGCTCCTGACGCTCCCTGTGAGAAGGACGACGATTGTGGCATCGAAGATAACTGGAACGGCAGTGATGGGCGTTATAGCGGCCTTAGCTTACATGATTGGCCTCAAGCAGTACATGGCGGGGTTCGGGACCCAGACGGGCGTCTCGCTGAGTGAACTCGGCCTCTCGATAACACCAACCGGCATGGCACTCTTCGGCGTCGTCGTCTTCCTGACGATAGCATTTTCGCTGAGCCTCGCGATGCTATTGGCTGTCTTCGCCGAGGACGTTCAGAGCGCCAACACGGTGGTCAGCTCGGTCATACTGCCCCTCGCCTTCCCGTCGTTCGTCCTGATGTTCGTTGATATCAGCCAGCTCCCGGCCCTCTGGAAGTACCTGCTCTTCGCCAGCCCCTTCACTCACCCTGTCGTGGACTACCGCTACCTCATAGCGAAGGACTACACGGCTCTCGGCGCGAGCATAGCTTACCTCGCCATCGTCGCCGGTGCAACGCTCTACGTAACCGCGAGGGTCTTCGCCAGCGAGAAAATCCTGACCGCAAGGCTCGGGTGGGGAAGGCGGAAGGGGAGAGAGTGA
- a CDS encoding DUF257 family protein gives MAIKNLEKDVLSFMTPGDVVLIEYQSREPIENLAWGELLPAINAGGVVVVDFFGMGEILLRKFMRRGDVDYSGVLELLKDLRVVRVGPGTVTYGEILEDVVPSYDPHTFLRSYHSIMSKISRLPQKPKYMVTFGLGHYIHFNPENAIKSILTAVSTIPAEDLVIINFVNADVIKRAHLAILEELSTAIVEVSGGEFKVYKDGGIGD, from the coding sequence ATGGCCATCAAAAACCTTGAGAAAGACGTGCTCAGCTTCATGACCCCCGGAGACGTTGTTTTAATCGAGTACCAGTCGCGAGAACCCATAGAGAACCTTGCGTGGGGTGAGCTGTTACCCGCCATAAACGCAGGCGGAGTGGTTGTGGTTGACTTCTTTGGAATGGGCGAGATTCTTCTCAGGAAGTTCATGAGGAGGGGAGATGTTGATTACTCCGGCGTTCTGGAGCTCCTCAAAGACCTAAGGGTCGTGAGGGTCGGGCCGGGAACGGTAACCTACGGCGAAATCCTTGAGGACGTCGTGCCAAGCTATGACCCGCACACGTTCCTGAGGAGCTACCACTCCATCATGAGCAAGATATCACGGCTTCCCCAGAAGCCAAAGTACATGGTGACCTTCGGACTCGGCCACTACATCCACTTCAACCCCGAGAACGCCATCAAGTCGATACTCACGGCGGTGAGCACGATTCCAGCGGAGGACCTCGTCATAATCAACTTCGTGAACGCCGACGTCATAAAGCGCGCCCACCTTGCGATACTCGAGGAACTCAGCACGGCAATAGTGGAGGTCTCAGGAGGGGAGTTCAAAGTCTACAAGGACGGTGGGATTGGTGATTGA
- a CDS encoding tRNA (adenine-N1)-methyltransferase, producing the protein MIEEGSRVLLVDKRGKRYLVKVEDREFHTDLGILRLGELIGKPYGSRIESHKGETFVALKPDINDIIAKMKRGPQIVHPKDAGIIIAYAGISPGDTVIEAGAGSGALTIFLANAVGPEGRVISYEVRKDFYEIAKRNIELAGFSDRVVLKNRSIYDGIEEETADHIVLDLPQPENVLPHAVDVLKPGGYFVAYTPCMNQVHRFFRALEEYREHFMRPRVVEVLVREQEVKRDCMRPKTTMLAHTGYITFLRKL; encoded by the coding sequence GTGATTGAGGAGGGAAGCAGGGTTCTTCTCGTCGATAAGCGGGGAAAGCGCTACCTCGTGAAGGTTGAGGACAGGGAGTTCCACACCGACCTCGGAATCCTCAGGCTGGGCGAGCTAATCGGAAAGCCCTACGGGAGCAGAATAGAGAGCCACAAGGGTGAAACCTTCGTGGCGCTCAAGCCGGACATCAACGACATAATAGCGAAGATGAAACGGGGGCCACAGATAGTCCACCCCAAAGACGCGGGCATAATAATAGCCTACGCAGGCATTTCACCCGGCGACACCGTCATAGAGGCCGGAGCCGGGAGCGGGGCCTTGACAATCTTCCTCGCCAACGCCGTAGGGCCGGAGGGCAGGGTTATAAGCTACGAGGTCAGGAAGGACTTCTACGAGATAGCGAAGAGGAACATCGAGCTCGCTGGCTTCTCGGACAGAGTTGTTCTGAAGAACAGGAGCATCTACGACGGAATAGAGGAGGAGACCGCCGACCATATCGTCTTAGATTTACCTCAACCGGAGAACGTCCTCCCGCACGCGGTTGACGTTTTAAAGCCCGGGGGATACTTCGTGGCCTACACGCCCTGCATGAACCAGGTCCACCGCTTCTTCAGGGCGCTGGAGGAGTACAGGGAGCACTTCATGAGGCCGAGGGTCGTCGAGGTCCTCGTCAGAGAACAGGAAGTAAAGAGGGACTGCATGAGGCCGAAAACGACGATGCTGGCTCATACAGGCTATATAACCTTCCTCAGGAAGCTGTGA